In one window of Epinephelus fuscoguttatus linkage group LG20, E.fuscoguttatus.final_Chr_v1 DNA:
- the gngt2b gene encoding guanine nucleotide-binding protein G(I)/G(S)/G(O) subunit gamma-T2b, producing the protein MARDMSDKEILKMELEQLKKEVSTARTPVAANCADTVSFVEALIPNDPLIKGVPDDKNPYKGDKGGCIVT; encoded by the exons ATGGCTCGGGATATGTCAGATAAAGAAATCTTGAAAATGGAGTTGGAGCAGTTGAAGAAGGAAGTTAGCACAGCTAGGACACCA GTGGCTGCAAACTGTGCAGACACTGTTTCTTTTGTTGAGGCACTGATACCAAATGATCCGCTGATAAAGGGCGTTCCAGATGACAAGAACCCCTACAAGGGAGACAAGGGAGGCTGCATAGTAACATAG
- the si:ch1073-13h15.3 gene encoding inactive all-trans-retinol 13,14-reductase, whose translation MWLLIFLVWLVIWAGGTYWYLFGKPSPFSLESVRPPEPREFDQKKRDKVIKQGFSLDKVPQNLDVIVIGSGIGGLAAGATLAKAGKKVLVLEQHDQAGGCCHTYIEKGFEFDVGLHYIGQVHENSLLRIAFDQLSEGQLEFQELNQHFDTIQIGLGDEKRDYTIFSGKTEMKAHLMKQFPDDTEAIEKFFKIMKVSAKKTHYLATLKLIPQWVSLFLLKSGLANLVTPVFRLSGTCATDLVNTLTSNKDLHIIFSYLFYGVPPKDSSILINALLIHHYKRGAYYPKGGASEIAFHIIRTIQKYGGNCLVRAPVSEILVNDKGAAYGVKVRKGQEEVEVHAPVVVSNCGIFTTFQKLLPPEIRVKTDIQERLNMMRHGRGSFLVFSGFDGTEEELGLESTNFWLFKNNDMDKSMDDFFAMSKEEAPDNIPMMFITMPSAKDPEAKIRHPGKSCMTILTMVKYEWFEEWKDTTVRKRGDEYYNYKMRFAKNLFDWACTLFPKIKDKLVFQDVATPLTNMHYLGAQRGAMYSAEHNLDRFHAESVARNRCNTPVKNLYISGQDVFSCGIAGALHGGLLCASTVLDHIVYIDLLLLKKKLKRRKARELAQLAKKKLQ comes from the exons ATGTGGCTTTTAATTTTCTTAGTCTGGTTGGTTATATGGGCCGGTGGCACTTACTGGTACCTATTTGGGAAACCGAGCCCTTTCTCCCTGGAGTCAGTGAGACCCCCTGAGCCTCGAGAGTTTGATCAGAAGAAGCGGGACAAAGTCATcaagcaag GTTTCAGCCTCGACAAAGTGCCCCAAAACCTGGATGTCATCGTCATTGGGAGTGGTATTGGTGGGCTGGCGGCTGGGGCCACGCTGGCCAAAGCAGGGAAGAAAGTCCTGGTGCTGGAGCAACACGACCAGGCAGGAGGCTGCTGCCACACCTACATAGAGAAAGGCTTTGAGTTTGATGTTG GGCTTCACTACATTGGTCAGGTCCATGAGAACAGTCTGCTGCGCATTGCCTTCGACCAGCTCTCCGAGGGCCAGCTGGAGTTCCAGGAGCTGAATCAACACTTCGACACCATCCAGATTGGGCTGGGCGATGAGAAACGAGACTACACCATATTCTCCGGTAAAACTGAGATGAAAGCCCATCTGATGAAGCAATTCCCTGATGACACAGAGGCCATCGAGAAGTTCTTCAAAATCATGAAG GTCTCAGCTAAGAAGACTCACTACCTGGCAACTCTAAAGCTGATCCCACAGTGGGTGTCTTTATTCCTGCTGAAGTCAGGCCTCGCAAACCTTGTCACCCCGGTCTTCCGCCTCTCTGGCACATGTGCAACAGACCTGGTGAACACCCTGACCAGCAACAAGGACCTCCACATCATCTTTTCCTATCTTTTCTACG GTGTACCTCCAAAGGACTCCAGTATTCTGATCAATGCGCTCCTGATTCATCACTACAAACGTGGTGCCTACTACCCTAAAGGTGGTGCCAGCGAGATTGCCTTCCACATCATCCGCACCATTCAGAAATACGGAGGAAACTGCCTGGTCAGAGCTCCCGTCTCTGAGATCCTGGTTAATGACAAGGGAGCAGCTTATG GTGTGAAAGTGAGGAAAGGTCAGGAGGAAGTGGAGGTTCATGCACCTGTGGTTGTTTCAAACTGTGGCATCTTCACCACCTTCCAGAAACTTCTTCCCCCTGAGATCCGAGTCAAGACAG ATATTCAGGAAAGACTGAACATGATGAGACACGGCAGAGGATCATTCCTGGTCTTCTCAGGCTTTGATGGGACTGAAGAGGAGTTGGGGCTCGAGTCCACCAACTTCTGGCTGTTCAAAAACAATGATATGGACAAGTC gaTGGACGACTTCTTTGCAATGAGCAAAGAGGAAGCACCAGATAATATCCCCATGATGTTCATCACAATGCCATCAGCCAAAGACCCAGAAGCCAAAATAAGACACCCTG GTAAATCCTGCATGACGATACTGACGATGGTGAAGTATGAATGGTTTGAAGAATGGAAGGACACAACGGTGCGCAAAAGGGGCGACGAATACTACAACTACAAGATGAGATTTGCTAAGAACCTCTTCGACTGGGCCTGTACTCTGTTCCCTAAAATCAAAGACAAG TTGGTTTTCCAGGATGTGGCCACCCCACTGACCAACATGCACTACCTGGGTGCCCAGCGTGGAGCCATGTACTCTGCTGAGCACAACCTAGACCGTTTCCATGCCGAGAGTGTGGCGAGGAACAGGTGCAACACCCCCGTGAAAAACCTCTACATCTCAG GCCAAGACGTGTTCAGCTGTGGGATAGCAGGCGCTCTGCACGGTGGACTCCTCTGCGCCTCTACGGTGCTGGATCACATTGTCTACATTGACTTGCTCCTCCTCAAGAAGAAGCTAAAGAGGAGGAAAGCCAGAGAGTTGGCCCAGCTGGCTAAGAAGAAGCTGCAGTGA